In Montipora capricornis isolate CH-2021 chromosome 4, ASM3666992v2, whole genome shotgun sequence, a single genomic region encodes these proteins:
- the LOC138047061 gene encoding BTB/POZ domain-containing adapter for CUL3-mediated RhoA degradation protein 2-like: MMSGDTTHPTTVRGSPTKYVKLNVGGSLHYTTIGTLSKQDSMLRAMFSGRMEVLTDTEGWILIDRCGKHFPLILNFLRDGTVPLPQNEVELKEVLIEAKYYCIEQLVELCEKALQKKKEEHDPICRVPLITSAKEERQLVTGKKPVVKLSYNRSNNKYSYTGQSDDNLLKNIELFDKLSLRFNGRILFIKDLIGNNEICCWTFYGNGKKLAEVCCTSIVYATEKPQTKVEFPDSRIYEESLNVLLYEHRGTGNLPDAELLSATRRAVGPRVIPESDEDSSRKQDKNR; this comes from the exons atgaTGTCTGGAGACACCACGCATCCAACAACTGTAAGAGGATCACCGACAAAGTACGTGAAACTAAATGTTGGGGGTTCATTGCACTACACCACTATTGGTACTCTTTCCAAACAAGACAGTATGTTGAGAGCTATGTTTAGCGGCAGAATGGAAGTTCTGACGGACACTGAAG GATGGATTCTTATCGACCGATGTGGGAAACATTTCCCTCtcattttgaattttcttcGGGATGGTACAGTGCCCTTACCTCAAAATGAAGTGGAGTTGAAAGAGGTCTTGATAGAGGCCAAGTATTATTGTATTGAGCAGCTAGTAGAGCTTTGTGAGAAAGCACTgcagaagaagaaagaagagcACGATCCCATCTGTCGAGTGCCACTAATAACATCTGCGAAGGAGGAGAGGCAACTCGTAACTGGTAAAAAG CCTGTGGTTAAACTCTCATACAACAGATCAAACAACAAATATTCCTACACTGG CCAGTCAGATGACAACCTGTTGAAGAATATTGAGCTGTTTGACAAGTTGTCTCTTCGCTTCAACGGTCGTATTCTTTTCATTAAAGACTTGATTGGTAACAATGAAATTTGCTGTTGGACATTTTATGGAAATGGCAAGAAACTGGCCGAGGTTTGCTGCACGTCGATTGTTTATGCCACAGAGAAGCCACAAACAAAAGTGGAATTTCCAGATTCAAGAATTTATGAGGAGTCACTAAATGTTCTTTTGTATGAACACAGAGGAACGGGAAACCTTCCTGATGCTGAGCTTCTAAGTGCAACTCGGAGAGCAGTTGGACCCAGAGTGATTCCTGAAAGTGATGAAGATTCTTCAAGAAAGCAAGACAAGAACCGATGA